TTATATAAAGTAAACTGTTTTGAATAATTTTTACTATATGCAAAAATGATTACTTTATGATAAGCAAGACTTTCAACAAATGGAGGTTTAGAAACATAATTAACATTATAATTCTTTGAATATACAACCTCTTTAATATTTCTTACGATTGCAGTCGAAAGAGTAGTTAAAAAACTTAACACTTTACTTTTAGAAGATGATTCAAGATAAAAAGTATCTGCCCTTCCCTGACTCATTGTAATATGAAAAAACATTTTAATATTTCCTTTTTTATTTTATTTGTTTTTATACATCGGGCTAAAGCCCTAATGTATATTTGTTTATCCTGCAAGACCTGAACGAGAAAGTACAGATTTTAAAGCTGTTGCAAGATTTGTTATTTCTCCATCTACTGTTTTTGAAAACTCATTATATTTATTAAGATTTTCATGTAAACTAGCCCAAGAACCTTGACCAGCTTCAACAAGTTTAATCCCAGTTGCTCTTTCATATAATCTTCTGTCATCTGTATTATTTAACCAAGTTCCAGTCATTGTTTTATGAGTAAATCTTGTTAAATATGAATTTTCATTACTATTTTTTAAAGTTGAAGCACTTAAAGAAAGATTATCTAATTTAGAATCCATTTGAAATTGTTGATTTTGGTAATGAAATTTATGTGCGTCAAATGAATTTACGTTATTTTGAATCATTTTTGCAACTTCAATTCTTTCAGCAGTTCTATCACTTCCCATAATCAATGAAGCAGTTTTAAAAGCTTTACTACCTTTAAATCTAGAATCTTTTATTTTTTGCATAAATTTAGATTTGAAAGAACCAGCAACAATATAAACCCATAGAGCTGTACCAATTTTAACACCTCTTTCAAAAAAGAAATTCATTATTTTAGTATAGGCATATAAGGTTAAACCCATTGAAAGAGTTTGTATAAATGATTGCATAGCTTCATCAAATTCAGAATCTCCCTCAAAATCTTTTAAGAAAGGCTCTGTAAGTTTTCTCATTCTTCTATATAAAAGAGAGGAAACAAAATCCTCTACACCATCTTCAACAGCATTTTTCCCAATATCTGCTAATTTTTGAGTAGCCATATTAATTTTATCCTTTGATTTTATTCTTATCACAAAGCCAAGAAAAAAATAAATTCAAAGAGTAAAAATGTATTATTGTTGTTTTTCTCCATCTTGATTATTAATATAATCTTCAACAAGAATCCTATCAATAATTTCTAAAGGATTTTGAAAAAGATTAAACCCATCAGTAGAACCTAAAACATCACCAACTGCATCAGTAGTTACAGGAAAGAAATCTTGAACATAATCAATTAAATCTTCCATTTTAGTTCCATTAATTTCTATTTGATCAATCCAAGATTCTGCATTTTTTTTAGCTTCAATTTCACGAGGTTTAATAATATTTCCTGAACTATCTTTTACATTTGAATCGCCATTTTTTAAGAAGTCTAAATGGTCATTTTTCTTTGTTATATTTTCAACAATTTTTGCATTAGTTTCTTTTTGATTTTCGATACCCTCAACTATTTTAGTGTTTGTAGCTGATTGATTTTGAGCCATTGTATTAAGTGATTGGACTATTGGTGCAGTATCTAAAGAAACATTAACGCCACCAGTTGCATTAATTGTTGTGGTTTTACTTTCAATAGCCTCTTGAATTTTTTGTAAAGATTCTAAAATCAAAGCTTGAACCATAGTCTCATTCAAAGAAGTATCTTCAATAGTTTTTTTTAAATTATGCAACATTGATGTATTAGCATCTTGACTATTTAAAATAGCTTGTGTGTTTCTAATTGCACTTTGTGCAGAAGCTTTAATAATCTTTTGTTGATTTTCTAAATAAACATTTTGAGCTTTCACCAAATTATTATTTTCAATTCCAATCATAGACTTATTAAAATTTTCTGCTTGCATAGTTCCCACTAAAGTGCCATCACCATCTTGAATATCTTCCATTTTATTCATTGCAGTAGTTATAGTCAAGGTTTTTAATCCACCATCTTGACTGTTTAAATCTGCAATAAGCTGTCCATTTCCAACATTGAAAAACTCATCATTTCCAGTTGTAAATTCGATAACACCGCCCCCATCGGTATAAATTTTATATGTACCCATTATTTAACCCCTAACACACTTGCAATTTTTTGTAATAGTTGAACCATTTCATTAAGTTTATTGTAACAATCATCAGCAGTTGGTGTAGCTGATTCCGTTGGTGTTTGTGTATCTTCAGGCATTTTTATTCCTTTCTTTTTTTATTAAATATTATTTGGATTAGTCTTATTGAACAAATCAAAAAGACAACATTTTTTAATTATTGGCTCTGTTGTATCAGGTAAGAAATCAAAATTAATAGAACCATTAAATTTATCTGCGTATTGGTCATAACCTTTTAATCTTATTCTATATACTTTATATTTTAAAGATTGATTAGCTAATTTTTCTTGTGTTCCACCAAAAGGTTTAGGTGCAATATAATAAGTATTATTTCTTTCAAGAAGTCTCATATAGAAAAATTCAAAAGGATTAAAAGCATTATAAAAACGTGAAAAATTAGGCACAAATGTAGGCAATGAATTAAATTCAGTTTCATCAACATTAATATTATTTTGAGTTTCTACAACTGTACTATGAGTAAAAGGTTTTATATAACTACGATTATAAGTATCAAGACCTATAGTATTCTCAAAAATATGTGAAAATGGATTTATATAACTATCCCCAAATTTATTAGAATTAGTTTTGAATGGAGAATAATTATTAACCGTATTAAACAACATATCATTAAAAGTTGAAGGCATTATAGATAATTGTTCATCTGTAAAAGTTGGCAATTCTAAAATAGCTAAATTCCCAGTTGTAACACCAAGATAATTAAAAAATTGAACAAAATCAATATAACAAATATAATCATAATAAACTTTTTCATAATTATTTGAATCTAGTGAATTATTGTCATTTAATTTAACTCTGTAAATTTTACACTTCAATAATTCAAAAGTTAAATAATTTTGTTCATTGTAAGTTATAAATGATTTTTGTTTTAAACTATAATAACTTGAACCAACTGGAAAAATATAATCTTTATCGCCAAAATTTGTAAATAGAAAAATATATAAATCCTCTAAATAATCTTGTATCCAAGATTTTAAAGAAAAAAGTACATAAGGTTCCATTAATTCTATCATTTTAAATTTTCTATAACTCTCTAACTGTTCAAATGTATAAGAATCAGAATCAGCTGGAATTAATTCACTTTGATTAAATGGATAGCTATTAAATAGATTGTTTATTTCTGTTTCTCTATCAACAAAAAAAGATGAATTAATTTCCTCTGAATAACTAGAACTATGAGAGTCTAAAAAATAATTTAAACTATGAAATTCAATCATATAATCAAAGCTAGTATCAAAAAAAGGATATACTCTTAGATTATTGAAAGATTTTACATAAGAATCAAATATTTTCATTTTAAACCTTAGATTTTTGGCATTTAATAGTCGTGCAAACATTTAACTCATCAGCAATTTTTTTGGTTACTGTATTGTTTGTTTGTTCTGCTAAATATTGAGTTGATAATTGTGCAATTTGTAGCAATTTATCATCTTTTTTTGTATCTGTTGTATTAATATATTCTTTTACTGTTTTTACAGCAACTGGAACAAATATATTAATTATTAATTGTTTTAAGATTGTAATAAACATTTTAGTATTTCCCCTCTCTCATTACTTTACTTAGATATTCACTTCTTAATAGTCCTGAATTTCCTCTTTTATTATCTTTCATATCATATTCAATGAATTCTCTATGCCATTTTGAGTTAAGCATTTCTTTACTTGCAGATTCAAAATCATTTTTCTTTAAAAATGCTATTGTATTTTTAAATCCAAGAAGTTTAGGAACTCCCATATTAAAAGCCATTTCTAAAAGAACATTTTGTCTAATATCATCTAGCTTTTTAAATATTGGTAATTTGTCCTCTAACTCTAATTTAATGTTTAAAATGTCATTTTTTAACATCAAATCTGCTTCACTTTTTGAAATTCCATTTAATCTTAAATTTCTACCCCAACCAATTGTTATATGACCTTTTGGGCACAAATAAGGTTTTAAACTTATGTTTTCACTCTTTTTAATTGATTTTTCTAATTCTTCATAATTCATTTTTACAAATCCTTTAATTTTTTTAAATATTTTTTAGTGGTTCTTGAATCAAGTCCACAACATTTTGCTACACTATAAGAATTAATTGTTATTCTTTTATTTACATTGTTTTCCCCCTCTCTTTTTAAGATTAATTCGCCAATAGCTTTTAAAATTTGATGTTCAATAGGATTTATTTTTATTACAATTTCTTTCATAACTAAACCCTATAAAGTTTTTTGTTAAACTCTTCAAACGTTGTAAGTGTTGAAGATTCATTCTCTAAAATTGCAAAAGTATCTTTTATATTATTTACAAAGTCCTTTTTAAAATCATAGAAGTATTGTTCAATAATTCCTGAATGGTTATAGAATGCGTTAGCCTTAACCATATAATCAAGAGTATTTAAACGTGCTTTGTCCACTAAAGTTAAAGAGTGTTTTTCTCTACATTCTTTATCTGCTTCGTGAAGTATTTTTGATAATTCATTAGAATCAAATGCACCACGTTTTAATTTTATAAATGTTGAAAGTACAGCTTTAAAAGCATTTTTAACGTATTCAACTTCGGGCTTAGATATATCTTTTGCACGTTGTAATTTTGGTTCTATTTTGTTATTAAATGATTGAATTGAATCCCAAACGTAAGAAGGTTCAGCATTACGAAATCTTTGTCTTAAAGTTTCAGGACTTAAATATTTGAAAGTACCATTTTTTAATATTTTAACTTGTGTTATTTGTTCGTGAACTTCTTGATTAGTTAAATCTTTATGAACAAATCTTGAAACACAATAAGCCCATAAATTAGAAATAGAATTAATAACGTTAGTCATATCTTCATAAAGTCCTGAACCTTGCATTAATTCTTTAAGTCTTTCTCTACGTAATTGGAACTCTATTCGCCAAACATTACGATTTGGATTGAAGTTATCTTTATAATTCCACGAAAGAACCTGAATAAATGCCTTTTCTTTCTTTTGATTTATTTCAGTAGTTTTATTATAAATTCTTAATAATTCATCGCCCTTACCTATTGAAAAGCCCGTAAATCTATTACCAAAATAAAACTCACTTGAAATGTCATTATGAAAAATTGTTTTTGTTTTTGAAAGTGTTTTAATTCTATGAAAATCAAATGTTGAAAATTCATATCCTTGAATATCTTTTGCTAAATGAATCTCACTTACTTTAATTAGATATTTTTCAATAAGATTATTAATACAATCTTTAACTAAATCAATGGCAATTTTATATCCATTTCTTAGCAAAAATTCGGCTCTAAACTCAACTTTAATAATAGGATTGTAATGTTTACCTATTTTTAAAAGACCGATTGAAAAATCCCCATTTTGCAACACAACGTTAAAATTACTTTGTGAAGTTGCCATAACGTTAAATTTAGTTCCATCAATATCAGTTTTAATATATCTTTTTTGATTATCAGGATTTTTTATTTCCATTGCTTTTGATTTTAAAATTACAAATCCATCAACAAAATCATTAAATTTTTTTATTTCATCTATTGTTAGATTATGATTAGGATAAAATTGCAATTTTAAAGTATCTACTATATCGTTTAAAACAGTTATAGAATTTTGATTTTTAACCACTTAGACCCCCTTGTTAATCCAGCACGGGAACCGACTCCCGCACCTCTTTATATTTCTTAAATTTTTGTGAATTTTGTAATAATTGGTTTTAATTCTGTAACTCCAAAGTTAGTAACTAACCCCATTCTTCCAACAGCTAAATATTTTTTCATATCTTCTAAATCTTCAAAAGTTTCTTTTTCATCAATTTGAGATTCAAATTCAAAACCTGAAGCCGATAACATTACAAAATATTTATCAGGATAACATTGAGGAACATCACCTATCATTTTTTGTTTATTAGTTGTTTTATCAATAATTGGTTGTCCTTTTTGAACTCTTTTTGCTGTAACTTGTACACCAAGCTCAACAACATTTTTTTCTCTTTGTTCTTGTTTTAATTCAAACTCTTTATTCATTCTTGCAACTTGTTGCTCAATTAGTTGTTCTAATTCTGCTTTTGTATAAGTTTGTTTTTCATTACCCATTTTTTTGCCTTTTTGTTAATTTATTTAAGGTGTTTAAACCTTTGTTTAACCCTTGTAAAAAATCAAGAATTAAGCAAAAATTTAAAATGTTATACTTAGGGAGTAAGTCCCTAAGATTTTAAATATTGTTTCTCATAGTTATTAATTTTGACTACATTAAAATCAAAATCAAAAACAACTTGAGAGGAAACCAAATCACTACCCACATATCTTTCACAATAAAAAACGATTGAATTAGGAAAAATAGGATAATGTTTTGAAGTAACTGTAACCCTTTCTACATTCGGACTATAAAAAAAACAAATTTTTTTATAAATTTCAATAGCTTCATTATTAGAAAATATATAATGATTATCACGAGTAATAAGAGAACCTCTTACAAATTCATTTCTTAATTTTTCAACATCATCAATAATCTGAAAATCTTCTTTTGTAAGTAGATTCTTATCTGATGTATATTCATCATAATCAACACCCATCTCCTCTGCTAGAAATTCATCTGCTATTCTTGAACCATTCATAAAATATCCTTTTACGTGCAGTAGCACTAATTAAACTTAATCTAGTTGTCGCCCCATCTTTTTTTGCTGTTTAAGTGAGAGGATTTATCTTCCACTTACACAAACTTCCATTCACTCGCTAACTTTGTGTATGGTAAGCCCCATCGTTCGATAATCTGCAATTCAATATCATTTAGAGATATTATTAACGGGTGCACTGTTTAGCTAAAAAAATACATTTCTAGCCCTTGCGTAATTTGTTCAGCTGATAACTGAAAAAATCGAATCTTTTTTTATTTTATTTTTCTCTTTGGAAATATCGGGCTAAAGCCCTTATATTTCCTTGTGTCTTTTGCCTTTCGGCAGTTTATTTATTTTTAAAGAACATAAAGCCTAAAGGCTTAAATAAACCCTTTTAAAGGGCTAATTTAAACTTTTAGAAAAGTGTTAATTGTTTTAATTTACTTGTCATAATTTCCTCTTTTATAAACTCTTTTGGGATTACAGTTCTATTATCTGTATAATAGAAATAATCCATTATTGTGTTAGGAAAAACTTTTTGAATTTTTATATGATTAAGTGCATTTTCAAACTGTTGTTTTCTAGTTAATTTATTGTTTTTTAATTCATCTTTATCAAGTAAAAACAATGGAGTTTCTTTTAATTCATTAGTGTTCAAATCGTGATAATAAAAATTGATATAAACATTTATACCTCTTGAAAATTTTTGAAAAGCTGACAAATCTGTAAGCCATTGATAACCAAATCTTTTCATTTCATAAGCTATGTTATTTTTCATTTTTTAATAATCCTATAAATCAAATAATTCAAAAAGTTTATGAATCACGATTTTTGAATTATGTGAATCTTTATCCGAATAAATTTCAGTTGTTTTAACTGAACCGTGTCCTAAAACGTCTCTTATATCTTCTAAAGGCAATCCAAGAGAATTACGTGCAACAGTTCCAACAACGTGTCTAAAATCTTGACATCTAAAAGAAAGAGGAACATTTGAAGCAATTTTTATAGATTTAAAAAATTTACTTATTGTTGAGTATGGTGTTT
The genomic region above belongs to Arcobacter ellisii and contains:
- a CDS encoding glycoside hydrolase family protein; protein product: MNYEELEKSIKKSENISLKPYLCPKGHITIGWGRNLRLNGISKSEADLMLKNDILNIKLELEDKLPIFKKLDDIRQNVLLEMAFNMGVPKLLGFKNTIAFLKKNDFESASKEMLNSKWHREFIEYDMKDNKRGNSGLLRSEYLSKVMREGKY